A stretch of the Xiphias gladius isolate SHS-SW01 ecotype Sanya breed wild chromosome 19, ASM1685928v1, whole genome shotgun sequence genome encodes the following:
- the git2a gene encoding ARF GTPase-activating protein GIT2a isoform X5 has product MSKRLRNTEVCADCNVPEPRWASVNRGVLICDECCSVHRSLGRHSSQVRHLTHTPWPTTQLQMVQTLYSNGANSIWEHSLLDPASVMSGKRKANPQDKLHPNKSEFIRAKYQMLAFVHRMPCREDDSSTAKDLSKQLHSSVRTGNLETCLRLLSLGAQANFFHPEKGNTPLHVAAKAGQVSQAELLTVYGADPGAPDSNGKTPIEYAREAGHHDLADRLVEIQYELTDRLAFYLCGRKPDHKNSQHFIVPQMADSSLDLSELAKAAKKKLQSLSNHLFEELAMDVYDEVDRRETDAVWLATQNHSTLVTETTVVPFLPVNPEYSSTRNQGRQKLARFNAHEFATLVIDILCDAKRRQHGNSVASPKDNVELILKSVAVRHCSDSQDNDQPDYDSVASDEDTDQELPSGKGDRTKSLDSDLSDSPITMQEYLEVKNALSASEAKIQQLMKANNNLSDELRLMQKKASKLEKQSSMPESDYDNTFYDSEMDDSGLCRRGRLRSSGWLGEGSSIPELDDLEMESDPTLPSTEDVIRKTEQITKNIQELLRAAQENKHDRPCEREGVRRLRHSLGCFSTLVPWAEKAPSPLQPLSLRSPDPTSCFMPCSERIHVAVTEMAALFPKRPRSETVRGSLRLLTSSAYRLQSECRKAVPSEGCPGPDMQLVTQQVIQCAYDIAKAAKQLVTITTKENTN; this is encoded by the exons ATGTCTAAACGCCTGAGAAACACTGAGGTCTGCGCTGATTGCAATGTTCCAG aACCTCGCTGGGCCTCCGTGAACAGGGGCGTGTTGATTTGTGATGAGTGCTGCAGTGTTCATCGAAGTCTGGGAAGACATAGCTCCCAAGTCCGCCACCTGACGCACACGCCATGGCCTACTACACAGCTGCAG ATGGTTCAGACGTTATACAGCAATGGTGCAAATTCAATATGGGAGCACTCCCTTCTGGACCCTGCATCTGTGATGAGTGGAAAACGCAAGGCCaaccctcaggacaaactgcA CCCAAACAAATCAGAGTTTATAAGAGCCAAATATCAAATGCTGGCATTTGTCCATCGCATGCCTTGCCGGGAGGATGACAGCTCGACAGCCAAGGATTTAAGCAAG caactTCACTCAAGTGTACGCACCGGGAATCTAGAGACTTGTTTGAGGTTGCTATCCCTGGGAGCACAAGCTAATTTTTTTCACCCC gaaaaaggaaacactcCCTTGCATGTAGCTGCAAAGGCAGGGCAAGTATCTCAGGCTGAACTATTAACTGTTTATGGGGCAGATCCTGGAGCCCCTGACAGCAATGGCAAAACCCCCATTGAATATGCGAG GGAGGCTGGCCACCATGACCTGGCAGACAGACTGGTGGAGATTCAGTATGAGCTAACTGATCGACTGGCGTTCTACCTGTGTGGGAGGAAACCAG ATCATAAAAACAGCCAGCACTTCATTGTTCCTCAAATGGCCGACAG CAGTTTAGATTTATCAGAACTGGCCAAAGCAGCAAAGAAGAAGCTACAGTCT CTCAGTAACCATTTATTCGAGGAGCTGGCCATGGATGTGTATGATGAGGTGGACAGACGAGAGACTGATGCAG TGTGGTTGGCCACGCAGAACCACAGCACCCTGGTGACGGAGACAACGGTGGTGCCTTTCCTCCCTGTGAATCCAGAGTACTCATCAACACGAAACCAG ggaCGACAGAAACTTGCAAGATTTAATGCACATGAATTTGCAACTCTTGTGATTGACATACTATGTGATGCTAAGCGCAGACAACACGGGAATTCAGTAGCCAGTCCCAAAG ACAATGTTGAACTTATCCTGAAGAGTGTGGCTGTCAGGCATTGCAGTGATAGCCAGGACAATGACCAGCCTGACTATGATAGTGTGGCGTCTGATGAGGATACAGATCAAGAGCTCCCCTCGGGCAAAGGAGACAGGACCAAG AGTCTGGACTCTGACCTCTCAGATAGCCCTATTACCATGCAAGAATACTTGGAGGTGAAAAATGCGCTCTCTGCCTCCGAAGCCAAGATCCAGCAGCTCATGAAAGCCAACAACAACCTGAGTGATGAACTGAGGCTGATGCAGAAAAAG GCCTCAAAGTTAGAGAAGCAAAGCAGCATGCCAGAAAGTGACTATGACAATACATTCTATGACTCTGAGATGGACGATTCAGG GTTGTGCAGGAGAGGGAGGCTGAGAAGCAGTGGCTGGCTGGGGGAGGGCAGCTCTATCCCCGAGTTGGATGATCTGGAGATGGAGTCAGACCCCACACTTCCCAGCACAGAGGACGTCATCCGCAAAACCGAGCAGATCACCAAGAATATCCAAGAGCTGCTAAGAGCTGCTCAAGAGAACAAACATGACAG ACCATGTGAGCGTGAAGGTGTGCGTCGGCTCAGGCACAGCCTGGGATGTTTCAGCACTCTGGTACCCTGGGCTGAGAAGGCCCCCTCTCCCCTTCAGCCGCTCAGCCTCCGGTCCCCTGACCCCACCTCCTG CTTCATGCCCTGCTCAGAAAGAATACATGTGGCTGTAACAGAAATGGCTGCCCTCTTTCCCAAG AGGCCACGCTCAGAGACCGTGAGAGGCTCTCTGCGCTTGTTGACCTCCAGTGCATACCGGCTTCAGAGCGAGTGCAGGAAGGCGGTGCCTTCAGAGGGCTGCCCAGGACCGGACATGCAGCTGGTCACTCAGCAGGTCATCCAGTGTGCTTATGACATTGCCAAGGCCGCCAAGCAGCTTGTCACCATCACCACAAAGGAGAACACTAACTAA